TGTTGACTCACGCTTTCTAAGGCAACTAAATTGATTCTGCTCGTGTGGTAATTAAGTTCATGCTTAGCTGAACAGGTGGGAGCTCCAGCTCGTGCTGGTCTCATTGCCCCTATTGACGTGGTAGTTCCACCGGGCGATACCGGACTCAACCCTTTTCAGACTTTCCTTCTTCCAGGTAGAATTATCAACAAGTAGAATCATTTGTCTTTTTTGCTTAAGACAAGCAGAATCATGTCCAACAAGTTTTCTTCTgggcaaaaaaacaaaaaacaaaaaaaaaaaaagttactcaGACGTCCCCTTTTCTCTCAGTTGCCGAACATCCCCGCAAAGACAAGGAATACCTCAAGGTAGCGCACGGGTGTTCTTGTTCCATTTGTCTTGAGTCTGTCTATTCCAAGCGTGTTGTCTTTTGGCAAGATAAAAATTTTCAGTGATTTTCAGGATCCAAGCAAATTTGCCACAGCCATGCCACTGCTCcagcaaaggaaggaaaaaagaaggaaggagtGGAGGTGCAGCCAGCGGATGATGACTTTGTTTCTGGCTTGTTTGATTAGGTTCCTTTGCCTTGTACAAAAGAATTTTGTGTCCTTTTTCCCACAATGGCAGGTATAAAGCTGTACTCAGATTGGAAGATCGCTATGCCCCAATTGCAATGTCAAACAATTTTATTGCAAAAAGTTCTAgcatgaaattgctttgcaCTAAGATGGATCCAGTCGAAATTCTAATGAATCAAGGATGCGTTAATTGCACATTGTTAGAATCTGTGACCCTCTTGTTTGTTAGAATGGCATCACTGTCATGATAGAGAAAGGCCTCCTTTTACTCATTGAGCTTACACTCCAACTTTGATGAAGTTTACAATCCAACTATATGATAATATCAGTGATTAGTATTCACTTATTAACAATCATAAAATGGACTGAAGGAGTATCTACTGCTTGCAAAACTCTCTTtctgtaaaagaaaatttccagAGCCACGATCCAGATAATTTCCAGAGCCACAAAATCGTTATACAACAGTTTTTGGTATTGTTAATTGACAACAGAAACTAATATAAAGCACCTAAAAAATAATTGGTTTAGATACTATTTTACTCGGtgcagtatttttttttttcctttggctaTTTATTCATCTAATAGGAGGCaaacaaaattaaaactttCTTCAGAGCTATactcaaaattttgattgattttatccGGTATGATTTGAGTTCTTCCTTCCTGTACGTCTGAAATAACTTCTGTACATAATCTGTTTGAGCTCTACTTGATGCTTTTCTGTTGAGCTTCTTAACGGAGGAAACACTAGTAACAATGATGCTGAAATGGGAAATAGAAGACACctgtcaaaaattttgaatgcAAAGAAGAATGTACAAGTTAAatcattatcaaataaaagttgacaGAGGGAGTCGTGACTTGTGCACAcaaatttctaaattattgACACTATATGTTAAGATCACTACTGATAAATCAAATATAGTTGCAATTTCTTATTCTCATAACGCAACCTGAAGAGCTGATGCTAACCTTGAAATTAGAGTGACCAGATAAATGAAGAGCAATAAAGCCTTGTGTTGCATGATGAGGAATAATGAGTTTGTGGCCACCATTTGTAGCACTACTGAAGACAGTTTCGGAAGAAACGAACTCCCTGTTCAGAATATAGTAAATGGTGAGAGTTGGACTTTGATGATATCTTAATGAAGAAGCTATAGGTAGAATGATGAGAAAAGCGTCCTTTTTCTGATACCTGCAATGCAAATGTAATGTCTGCTTCATCAACTTTTAATGCTATTCTTCGTAATTTATCTTCTCGAGATTGACCTAGTTTGAGAAGACCCTGCAATTTCAGTGATGGCCATCAATTAAGCAGATACTATTTCATTTTAAAGACTAATCTGCAAAATAAGAACCAAAGAATGATAGCACATTTGGAGATGGTATATTACCTGATCATTAAGGACCCTGCACATACTAGAAAACTCCAGAAATCCAGCTGCAGGTATGTGTGTTGATTTGCAGACATCCAGGTAACTTTTGTGTAACTGCATTTCTATACCAAGTTAGCTAGCAATAGCAACTGCAAAATTCTTCTGCAGTCAGAAGTAGAAAATGAGACGCACCTCTCCGACAGTTGTATCCTTCTGCCGACCGCGGAAAAGTTTCACAGCAGAGCAAAGTATAATCTGCAGTCCGGTTGTTAAGAAAGTAACAAAAGTTTTAATAGTGTGGCCAGCTAAGGACAagtaaagaagaaatgaaaagccCTGGATATAAATGGCTAAAGCATACAAAACTGTTGATTTTTATACCTGTATATCGAGCTGCTATATATACAACGTAATTTGATGCTACTCAGTATTTGCTTAAACATACCTGTTGATGTTGGGGAAGAATCTGAATGGTGTCCACCACTGGTGATCTGAATGTTCTGGATAATGCAAGAACCATGTGATCTATCCTGACCTGGCAAAAGTTTAAGAAATCAGAAATGCCTAAAGAGGAGATGGACAACAATATTCTTTaacaattttagataatataatatttcaacCTGAAAAAGTTAAAGATGATAAATGACATAGTAACAATTATAAAAGTCAATCTGATACGGGTACATCTCTCTTAACAGACAAAATGCTTCAATAAAGACAAATGAAAACCACTGCATTTGATAAACTAATTCTAAAGATGGCAAAATTATTCATGAAGAGTCTGCAGCATACTTCCCTGTTCCACATATTACGTAGTGTTTCTGCTAAAGTTCATCTGCTTGATGTTCTTACAGTTTATTATCTATTATCAGTTGAATTGCTTTACAACAATTTTGTGAATGAGCTATATTCATTGGACCCCTAATGGTTTTAATGCGTCTGAGTGACTGACAAGAGAATGGTACATTTGATGAACATAAATTCTAATTCAGACATGCAGAAGGAAATTTCTCTATAAAACACTTGCCATCGATTGGCAGACGTTAAAAATAGCCTTCATTTTAACGGGTATGTGTGACTAGAGCCAATTAGAGAGATCAAAGCTTGGAAGAGGAATGCAAAGTCACCACAGCAGACACTCACAGCATCTATTTCTTGCAGTTTTGAGAATTCAGGCGTTGTGACTGCTTGCTGACCCTTCTCCTCATCATGCATCGACAAATTTGTGCTCCTTGTTGACTCTTGAAGCTCCACCTCTAGCATATCAATTGCACCCCTGCAACAACACCTAACTTCAGTTACTACTTATGGGAATGGAGacaatttataaaagaaatcatATAATCTATTGCAATAACTGGTGAATGCCTTCACTGGCAATGTGGAGAAGTTAACAGACTGAGAAATCAATTTgccaaaacaaggaaaaaattcTCATTAAAGAGTAGTAATTCCTACAGTAATGACAATGGTATGGGGGCTTTTCTTTCTCGAATATAGAGCTCACAAAGAGTATCGATTTCTGTATTTCTGATGATAATATCAATgcttatattcttaaaaaatacagtaacaggaagaaatcatggCATGAATGCTGGCAAATCTAACAACCTAGGATACGCTACAAGTGAACTTATCTTGTTTTAAGTTACAAACCTGCAAATACAAAGAGCTTTCCGCATGTCTCCAGATGCTGCTGCAACTTTCTGTTGTATCACATTCACTCAGTATCCatatatacaaataattaaagaaaCAGCAGACATGATGCAAGAGTTTCAAActcaggaaaaaaaatactaacGGACTCACTCTGGCACAGAGTTCCAGGGCATGTGGTTGAAATACAGGATAAGGGAGCACCTGTCAAATGAACAGCCGTCAACATCAATGGTAGGTAAAATGTACCATATTCACAGCCACCGAAACTTCAATTTAAggataaatggaaaaagaagacaatATATCTCGTGAAATGACTCATAGAGGTAGATTAGGCATCACGATATTGAAGTTCAAATACCCACATACtcaatttcaaaaaggaaaCAGATTCAGGGTTTTGTATTCAGATGTTGCATGGTGCTGAGAACACGAGAAGATTCTAATAGGGAAAAGCATATAACTACCTTGAGTCTCTCTTGAAGAATCCTGACAATCTGCACTGGGGAGTAAGCCCGAAAAGTAACAATGGTAGGCTTGCCTAACAGGAACAAAAGGACAAAGACAGTAGTGAGCACTATATCCAGATCAGAGAAACACTAAGGGCTTGTTTGTTTGAGATTcagcaaaagcaaaaggtatttatttgctttctgccaaaattgaaattatcattcgaattttaaaatttttgaaggaaTTACATGTGAATATGTgtgtttatatttatttgttgcaAAAGCTTCAAGCGTTTTACATTCAAACAAAGTGAAAGTGCGTGAGCCACAAAATTTAGAGTAAGCAAAAAGTCAAAACTAAATTCTATCAAGACAAAAGTTTGTATCTCATCAAGTCAAGAAAAGATGGCTCACAATTTAAGGATTGAAGCCTCGGTAGAAAACGATCTgccaagtctattgcatttgcTATTCCTGCAAGAAGGAATATGGCCAAACTGATGTCAAATTGCATGTAGCATATTGCTTTatagaataataaaagaaagtaaaaggtaCAGTATCAACCAGATATAGTGAGCAATGATAAGTACCTACTAATATACATTTAGAGAATGGGAAAGTGGTGAGCATAAAAGATCATGAAGCACAGCACGGTCTTTTGTGATCAAATAATCCAACTCATCTGCAATAATTAGCCTGCAAGAGGAAAAAATTAGTTCAGTAGAAGCTTAGACTCATATACTCCTACTGCCATAAATGTGAGCAATTTAAAAGAATTTGCATCTTCTTGCAACATGTTGAACCGTATCAGGATCTACATGACTTTGGGCCAATACTGCCTCATGGCATGAAGTGTTCATAAGTATAGTCAATGAAATTGCTCCTTACATCATCTTTCTGGATTGTTGcttctctgaatataatttcTGAAGCTGTTGCAAAGCTGAGGTACGATTATTTGTCATTTTCGGCAATTGGTACTTGGATAATATCTGCCAGCAAACATGGCAGGTAAGGATGTGCAGGGTCTAACATGCAAAAGTAGATGCTTTTCCATTATAACTACCTTGCTGAAGATCTCTGATGTGCTGGATAGAGAAGTGCAGTTTAAAGCTAAAACTTCTGGCTGCTGAAGGCCTGCCTGGAAACATTCGAAGCATTTTTGTAAAGAGAGGTCCCAAACAGATCAACAGTTGTGAAATATGttagaagaaatcaaaaagcATCGTGACTTCTGGTTCTGAACTCTCATAGCAAACgggtcaaaagataaaattgactTGACAATTTCTAAGGTGAGCACAAAAAACTACTCCTATAATCTACTTTGGAGATCTGAGTATCTAAATGCTGATATTCAAGAAAGGTAACTTCTCTATTATGAAACTCTAACCTTGTGAAAGCTGTAATTGATTAATAACTTTCAAGGAAATATGTGCACAAATAACATCAAGGTCCTTTTGAGAAGCACCAAGACATTTTCATTGTCTATAAAGCATGTCCTTACTCTTTAAGGAAGGTGTTTAACTTGTGAAAATGTAGCTATGCCAAAGTACATCATATATTCTTATCTAAAATGATGAATGAAGGTTCTTGGGATCCTATACACAGAAAGGATAATAAATATAACCACAGCATCATCAAGCAGTAAAGAATGGAAAGCTAACCTCCTGTGTCCAATGCAGTACGAGCGCCTTCACTTTTTCCATGGACAAGGACTTTCCTGTCCCAGGGCATCCACAGATGTATAGGCTGCCGGCTTTCCCATGCTCAATGCATCCCTTGCAAAAATCCACAATcatcttttgttcattttctcgGCAAGATACAGATGGTGGCAGCGTTGACACGTGAAGCGCTTCCTTCGCTGCACTCATCTGCTGAGGATCTGTCGTCACATTACAGAAACATTAGTTTCCTTTTGTCGCAATTAAAGTCAGCACTGCTATGGTGTTCACTGTATCTTGATAGGTTCTACTTGCCTCTCGGATTCCATTTTCTATCTGCGACGAGACTATCGGGCAATCCCTTGGCTGGCGATTTCTTCAGTTTCAAGGGCTTATCGGCAACTGCTTTCTCAATTCTCTGCGGATAATTTCAGATTAGCAAAACCATTGGTGTTTCCAACTTCCTAGTCAGGCGTGCGCCGAAATTTGCATGACCGAATCTTATTACAGCGTAAACCCAGAAATAGTACAAAATTTACGGCTGATCCTGATCAATTGAATCCTACATAATGACACTAACTACGTGATTTTCCTTAGATGACACGGAATCGAATTCGCCATAACAGATCCACTATCTAAATCGCCTTTTCACTTCCTAGCGGTTGCAATAAACGCACATTCAATTTGACGAGTACAGAATTTAAGAATGCGATCTCTCCATCATCAGTTCAGTATCCATTCAGTTGCGGCGGCAAACCGACGGCGACGCTGACTTCAACAACGGCGTAACTACAGAGTATGAAGCGAATCTCGAGCTCACTTTCGGAGGAGTGTTTGGGCTCTGATTCAGGCACCGACGGGGCGACACTCTCTTCGCCGCCGGATCGACGGCACCGCCCTCGCggagagcggcggcggcggccgatgCATGGGATCTGAGCTTCCGCTTCTGAGGAGTGGAGTCGCCGTCGGAGCCGGCGAGAGCCTCCGGGAGATTCTTGGGGGCGGGGGAGATCGGAGAGCCGCCTCGTTTGGCGATGGAAGGCATTGCCGCGGACGAGCGAATGCTGAGGAATCGGGATGGCGAATCGGTAGGGTTTGCTCGGATTTGAGGAGGGGAGGGCAGAGATGGCAGAGATGGCGGAGATGGATATAAGCGGTTTTGTTTTAGCGGGAAGGGATGAGCGCCACCGCTTCGTTTCGCGCCAGTACGCGCTCCAAACTATTGCTTTTAAAATTGCAAACcgtaacttcttctttttcttttttttaacttttcttgtgtttttttgctttttcaaaatatcacgAAACGGTGTCATATCCCTTCGAATCCAAGattccttcaaaaaaaaaatcgaaaagaaaaataaaaaggttctGAAAAACTATGACCATGATAAAATCATGCAACTTCAGGAGTGTACAACCGGACCGGGTATACCCGGTTCCCAAACTGGCCCACCTGGAAAATAGGATTGGGAATCGGTTCTCGTTATAACTGGTCCGGGAATTgatttccaaaattcaaaaCTGATTTAAACCTGTCTGGAAATAGGTTCCGAGTGATTACCCACCCGAAAACCAATTCCCGAATCAGTTTTGGAACTGGTTCTCGGACCAATTTGTAAGTAAAGgtccaaaaccttttttttccccttgattTCTATTATTACTCCCACAATCACACGATGTTTTTCGTCTTGACTCTTTCAAACACGCATGGCACTCCTCCTTTatcgttcctcttcctcacttgcttccctctcTCACCAGCTCCCTCCCGCATCGTCCAATAGACAGACGATGTTCATAGTCGCCAAATTCTTACGTATCACATGGATTGACTCGTCTAATTTATCTTTTGCAGGAGGAGTTACGCTTACATACATGTAATAATTGTGgaaataagactaatattagacccatgtttgttattaattatttgccttatgattttatttattataattagtcttgtagatccttaatttttcgtttaatcaaaaagttcatatatttatttattacaagcgtttaatgtttcaatacaaattaggagaaTTACCTTATTTTctcgcgtattaatataaaattcgaagttgTATAGGATATCGGGAATTGCAAAACAAGTTCTAGTGGAAACGGGGTTAACCCTTGAACCGGATCGGAAAAACATGATAGATCGGGTATAGGATCCAATACAAATACGGTTGGGTATATGgtccaaaaaagaagaatcgGTTATAAAAGAGTCGAAGACGGGGTTCAGTTTAGAATTCACCGCCTTGGACCCGATCACCTCTAATGCAACTCATTACGTGACTGGATTTAATGAGGCCAATTTTGTAAGAtaacatgtttattttaaatatatcataaacaaatttgattaaaaatatgTCGTAAATGGGTGAATCCATATTTTAACTCATTTTTTAGGCTCACACCTACTCAAGCTGAAAATTCctcaaatgcaataaataaacaaattcacATGTTCTTCTCGGTAGGTATGATTCTGAATGACTACATAGTCGACGGTCATAGTTGAGACTCTCGCCAATGCCTTCATCGCTCTTCTATTAGATGCCAATTGCGTCAAGAGTTTGGAAGCCTGAACCAGACCAACCTAGCCGTTTCGATACCCTTCTGCAGGCAATTCAACATCATAATCAGCCGGACAACCTGCAGATCCTCCAAACTCAAATGAAATCTCACCCCTGATCCTTAACTTCGAACCCAGAAATTTCCCCTCAAGCACGAATCACGAACCCTAGGAGGAGGGGAAGGAACATGCCAAGTGAAGAGCACGACCCGGGGTCGACGAGTGAGCTCGACTGAATAAGTGCGAAGGCATGACGAGGAGCGAGTACCCGAGAGGCATTGAATCTGAGTCCTCCGGTAGCGAAGCCgacaagatgaaaagaaaaggcgAAAAGACGGAGAAATCGGAGAGGCGGTGAGGATGATAAACCTCGAGATATTGAAAGACTTACGATCCTTCTTTTGAGGTCCAgaatatagtcattttcttgagtgattttcttatattttctaatttctcgacttattaatttattctttcatcttttaatctaatctaatgccactattttgctatttattgaaattaataaattaatttcatggaGTGGATTTGAATAGTGAAAAGCACCTCTTGACGATTTTGTAAATCAATTATTTCCTTATCACGCTCTTGATTGATCAATATGTTTTCACTCTAATCTGAATTTTCTCTTGCATATTGCCATAAAACAGTTTAATTTAAGATGGCAGGAGGGatattaattgcatttttgctgACGCGGTATTCTGAAAATCGtgggttgattttcttctttatataaTATGGCTGAAACAGTATTATATCTATATATGTATTCGATTCAACGTGTCggtatctatatatttttaaaaagatttatgtGGTTCAAAGCTGGTGTCAAGCCAAGAAGaacaaaattaccaacttttatctACTTAAATTGAAGTTGTTGAAGTTACCAACTTTATAGAAATCAAATTACCATCTTTTCTAACTAAGTTTTCGATTATATTGATATCATAACCCTTAACCAAGTCGCTTACTGACATTCATTTGGTCAAATTTCAATCACCAACTTTTCTATATAATTTACTCACTTTTATTGAAGCTATGCACTCATACATGAATTTACTAATACATTCTTTTTTCCCGTTGAAATATATATCTCTCATTGAACGGGTACTATTCAGAAGAATAGACTTATCTCATGGTAAATGAGGACACAGATTTATCATTTATCCATTTAATGAAGCTAGAATTTCCAAGTACaagcattaaaataaatgggtttttttataaagatataTTTAAGATTTTCCAGGCAAGACAAATACAAActcaaatgacaagaaaataaaatgattacatGCATCGTCGTCCCCATGCACACCAATCTTTAAGACCTATGCGCACGCTTTCTTCTCGATCGCGAAGACCCATCGGTCAATCCTTCCTTACTTATCTGTCATCATGCAGCAGTCTCGGCAAGATCCCGCGGATGCAAATTGACGCGAAGCCCGTTCTTCATGAACAGGGTGAGCGACATCTTCTGCTCCACGCGGTGGCCCGGCGCCAGCGACAGCCGGTAGCGCAGCAGCACCGCCGACGCCACGGACTTCATCTGAAGATACGCCAGGTCCTTCCCCAAGCAAGTCCTCGGTCCCGCGTTGAAGGCCACGAACTTGTAGCCGTCTTTCGGGGTCTCGAACCTGCCCTCGTTCTCTGAGATCCATCGCTCCGGCCTGAACTCCATGCAGTCCTCGCCCCAGATCGACTTCATCCTCCCCACCGAGTATATCGAGTATGTAACCGTCGATCCGGCTGGCACGTGTGTCCCGTCGGGCAGGACGTCGTCCGCGACCACGTACTTGAAGTCCTCCGGCACCGAGGGGTATAGGCGCAGGGTCTCGGCCAGCGCCGCCTTGAGATAGACCAGCCTGTCGGCCTCGTCGAACACCAGTGGGGATTCCAGCCATTTCTTGTGATCGTCGCCGCGGGTATCCTTGAGGACCGTTGCTATCTCGTGCACGATCTTCTGCTCGACTCGGGGTTGTTCATGACCAGCCAGAAAACCAGCTCAGTGCAACGGAGGACGTGTCGCGCCCCGCGAGGACGAAGTTCAGCGCGATCCGCTGGAGGACGGAGCTCTGGAAGAGGTTCCCATCGATGTCCCGCCTTTTCAGGAAGCGCGAAAGGAGGTCATCAGAGGGACTCGCTTTGCGCGTCGATGGCATCGTTCATGTAGTTCTCCACGACTCTGAGGCTCTTCTTTAACCTCTGCTCGGCTCCGATACTGAATATCTTCTTCAGCCTCCATAGAAAACCAGGATAAAGCAGGCGCTGAAGGGTCGCTTCAGTGGCCTTGTCGAAAGCCATAGCGAAAGGGTTTTCTGGTAACTCCGGCGAGAGGGTCTCCGGGTCTCTACCGAACGTGAGCCCGCAGATGTTGTCGAACGTCAGGCGAAGCAAGAGGTCTTGCAAGTCAATGGAGATGCGCTCGCTCGCGGCCTTGTCGAGGATCTTCCAGAACCGGTTCTTGATTGTCCGATTCACCCATCGGTCCATGGCCTGCCTCAACGTCCGAGTCGTGAACTCCAGGGCCGCCGTCTTCCGCTGCAGGAGCCATGTCTCGCCGTCGCTGTTGAAGATCCCCTGGCCGAGCAGGTCGTGGAAGGCAGTCTGCCATGTCGGGCCCTTAGGGTAGTTGTCGAACCGCGTCCGGAGCACATGCTCGATGTTCTTCGGGTGGCACGTGACAGTGTAGAACCCTTGCTTGCGGGCCAAGAAAGGGAGGGCAATGGTGCACGTCTGGTAGGTGGCGGCGCCGCCAGTGGCGCGGAGGTGGCCGGCGATCCAGTCGTGGAGCCTCCTTCGGTTCATGAAGAGGGACGGCAGGCTCCCCACGACCGGCCACACCTTCGGGCCGGTGAGTTTCCGGGCCAAGAGGTAGAACCAAATCAGGTAGGCACAAGCGAGAGCTGACAAGTTGAAGAGGAGGACTGACGTTTCCATGGTGTGGTGTGGACGAGGTCGCTAGCGAATGCGAGAGAGAAGGTGATGAGTTGTTGTTAATATATAGTGGGATATGCGTGAGGAAGATGTAGGAGGAGTTGTTAGGAAAAATCTTTTAAGTCAAA
The nucleotide sequence above comes from Eucalyptus grandis isolate ANBG69807.140 chromosome 2, ASM1654582v1, whole genome shotgun sequence. Encoded proteins:
- the LOC120290858 gene encoding LOW QUALITY PROTEIN: cell division control protein 6 homolog B-like (The sequence of the model RefSeq protein was modified relative to this genomic sequence to represent the inferred CDS: inserted 1 base in 1 codon), which codes for MSAAKEALHVSTLPPSVSCRENEQKMIVDFCKGCIEHGKAGSLYICGCPGTGKSLSMEKVKALVLHWTQEAGLQQPEVLALNCTSLSSTSEIFSKILSKYQLPKMTNNRTSALQQLQKLYSEKQQSRKMMLIIADELDYLITKDRAVLHDXFMLTTFPFSKCILVGIANAIDLADRFLPRLQSLNCKPTIVTFRAYSPVQIVRILQERLKVLPYPVFQPHALELCARKVAAASGDMRKALCICRGAIDMLEVELQESTRSTNLSMHDEEKGQQAVTTPEFSKLQEIDAVRIDHMVLALSRTFRSPVVDTIQILPQHQQIILCSAVKLFRGRQKDTTVGELHKSYLDVCKSTHIPAAGFLEFSSMCRVLNDQGLLKLGQSREDKLRRIALKVDEADITFALQGVRFFRNCLQ